The following are from one region of the Pseudorasbora parva isolate DD20220531a chromosome 12, ASM2467924v1, whole genome shotgun sequence genome:
- the si:zfos-169g10.2 gene encoding somatostatin receptor type 5, giving the protein MEVRRIESHPSATESSVWSNTSFPSKNWTDSGAVDYGVAGILIPIIYIAVCVVGLVGNTLVIHIVLRYSQAESVTNIYILNLAIADELFMLGLPFLAVQNGLLSWPFGSLMCRLVMTVDAINQFTSIFCLTVMSIDRYLAVVHPLRSCRWRQPHVAKAVNATVWAVSFVVVLPVVVFAGVLQDDGNCSIVWPEPAEVWKAAFIIYTATVGFFGPLTVIILCYLLIVVKVRSSGRRVRSTSIRRRKSERKITRMVVIVVAVFVFCWLPFYVLNIVNLLVLLPGEFRGLYYFVVVLSYANSCANPILYGVLSDNFKRGFRKALCRSSRRVENHDQNLGTGMVALPLEEIRRELEPEEHLKVTEIEENELQNGCDENVDGRNERSSLNRVEPRISHMSENSRDKCSVLEISCL; this is encoded by the coding sequence ATGGAGGTTCGTCGAATTGAATCTCATCCCTCCGCAACAGAATCATCAGTGTGGAGTAACACGTCGTTTCCGAGCAAGAACTGGACCGATAGCGGTGCGGTGGATTATGGCGTCGCAGGCATCCTCATCCCTATCATCTACATCGCTGTGTGTGTCGTCGGTCTGGTCGGAAACACTCTCGTCATCCACATCGTGCTGCGATATTCCCAGGCGGAGTCGGTGACCAATATTTACATTCTCAATCTGGCCATCGCAGACGAACTCTTCATGCTGGGTTTGCCGTTTCTCGCCGTGCAGAACGGCCTGCTATCGTGGCCCTTCGGATCCCTAATGTGTCGCCTGGTTATGACGGTGGATGCCATTAACCAGTTTACAAGCATCTTCTGCCTTACGGTGATGAGCATCGACCGATATCTGGCTGTTGTGCATCCGCTCCGCTCCTGTAGGTGGCGCCAGCCTCAtgtggcaaaggctgtgaatgcaACCGTATGGGCCGTTTCTTTCGTGGTGGTTTTGCCGGTGGTGGTGTTCGCTGGGGTTTTGCAGGATGACGGGAATTGCAGCATCGTGTGGCCTGAGCCGGCCGAAGTTTGGAAAGCGGCGTTTATTATATACACGGCAACTGTTGGGTTCTTCGGCCCGCTGACGGTCATAATCTTATGCTACCTTCTGATCGTGGTCAAGGTGCGCAGCTCTGGACGAAGAGTCCGATCCACGTCAATTCGTCGCAGGAAGTCAGAACGTAAAATCACACGCATGGTTGTAATCGTCGTGGCTGTGTTTGTATTCTGCTGGCTCCCGTTTTACGTCTTGAACATCGTTAATCTACTCGTTCTCCTTCCTGGAGAGTTCAGAGGCCTGTATTATTTCGTCGTGGTTCTTTCCTACGCCAACAGTTGCGCTAATCCCATTTTGTACGGCGTCTTGTCAGATAACTTTAAAAGAGGATTCCGGAAAGCCTTGTGTCGATCGTCCAGGCGTGTGGAAAACCACGACCAGAATCTGGGAACGGGAATGGTTGCGTTACCATTGGAAGAGATTCGAAGAGAATTGGAGCCGGAGGAGCATCTAAAAGTGACCGAAATCGAAGAAAACGAACTCCAGAATGGATGCGATGAGAACGTGGATGGGCGAAACGAACGCTCAAGCCTAAACCGCGTGGAGCCGCGAATATCACACATGTCGGAGAACAGCAGGGACAAATGCTCGGTCCTGGAGATCAGCTGCTTGTAG